A single window of Helicobacter pylori DNA harbors:
- the dnaA gene encoding chromosomal replication initiator protein DnaA translates to MDTNNNIEKEILALVKQNPKVSLIEYENYFSQLKYNPNASKSDIAFFYAPNKVLCTTITAKYGALLKEILSQNKVGMHLAHSVDVRIEVAPKIQISAQANINYKAIKTSVKDSYTFENFVVGSCNNTVYEIAKKVAQSDTPPYNPVLFYGGTGLGKTHILNAIGNHALEKHKKVVLVTSEDFLTDFLKHLDNKTMDSFKAKYRHCDFFLLDDAQFLQGKPKLEEEFFHTFNELHANSKQIVLISDRSPKNIAGLEDRLKSRFEWGITAKVMPPDLETKLSIVKQKCQLNQIILPEEVMEYIAQHISDNIRQMEGAIIKISVNANLMNASIDLNLAKTVLEDLQKDHAEGSSLENILLAVAQSLNLKSSEIKVSSRQKNVALARKLVVYFARLYTPNPTLSLAQFLDLKDHSSISKMYSSVKKMLEEEKNPFVLSLREEIKNRLNELNDKKTAFKLSE, encoded by the coding sequence ATGGATACCAACAACAATATTGAAAAAGAAATCTTGGCGCTAGTCAAACAAAATCCTAAAGTTAGTCTCATAGAATATGAAAATTACTTTAGCCAACTCAAATACAACCCTAACGCGAGCAAGAGCGATATTGCCTTTTTTTATGCCCCCAACAAAGTCTTATGCACCACGATTACGGCTAAATACGGCGCGTTGCTTAAAGAAATTTTAAGCCAGAATAAAGTCGGCATGCATTTAGCCCATAGCGTGGATGTGCGTATTGAAGTAGCGCCTAAAATCCAAATTAGTGCCCAAGCTAATATCAATTACAAAGCCATAAAAACGAGTGTCAAAGACTCCTACACTTTTGAAAATTTTGTCGTAGGCTCATGCAATAACACCGTTTATGAAATCGCTAAAAAAGTCGCCCAAAGCGATACCCCCCCTTATAACCCGGTGCTTTTTTATGGCGGCACAGGGTTAGGCAAAACGCACATTTTAAACGCTATCGGTAACCATGCCCTAGAAAAGCATAAAAAAGTCGTGTTAGTCACTTCAGAAGATTTTTTGACAGACTTTTTAAAGCATTTAGACAACAAAACCATGGATTCTTTTAAAGCAAAATACCGCCATTGCGACTTTTTCCTATTAGATGACGCTCAATTTTTGCAAGGAAAACCCAAGCTAGAAGAAGAATTTTTCCACACTTTCAACGAATTGCACGCCAACAGCAAACAAATCGTATTGATTTCAGACCGATCGCCTAAAAACATCGCCGGCTTAGAAGATCGCTTAAAATCGCGCTTTGAATGGGGGATAACCGCTAAAGTCATGCCCCCTGATTTAGAAACCAAGCTCTCTATCGTCAAACAAAAATGCCAACTCAATCAAATCATTTTGCCTGAAGAAGTGATGGAATACATCGCCCAACACATCAGCGACAATATCCGCCAAATGGAAGGCGCGATCATTAAAATCAGCGTGAACGCAAACTTGATGAACGCTTCCATTGATTTGAATCTCGCTAAAACCGTTTTAGAAGATTTGCAAAAAGATCATGCTGAAGGCTCAAGCTTGGAAAATATCCTACTCGCTGTCGCGCAAAGCTTAAATCTCAAATCCAGTGAAATCAAAGTCTCTTCGCGCCAAAAAAATGTCGCTCTAGCGAGAAAATTAGTCGTGTATTTCGCCAGGCTTTATACCCCTAACCCCACGCTCTCGCTCGCTCAATTTTTGGATTTAAAGGATCATTCAAGCATTTCTAAAATGTATTCTAGCGTTAAAAAAATGCTTGAAGAGGAAAAAAACCCTTTTGTCTTAAGCCTTAGAGAAGAAATCAAAAACCGCTTGAACGAACTGAACGATAAAAAAACCGCTTTCAAATTGAGTGAATGA